A genome region from Natronobeatus ordinarius includes the following:
- a CDS encoding 30S ribosomal protein S27ae, whose amino-acid sequence MAHYELYDDDGTTDRENCPRCGDTFLADHGDRRHCGKCGYTEWE is encoded by the coding sequence ATGGCACACTACGAACTCTACGACGACGACGGGACGACCGACCGCGAGAACTGCCCCCGCTGTGGCGACACGTTCCTCGCCGACCACGGCGACCGGCGCCACTGCGGCAAGTGTGGCTACACCGAGTGGGAGTAG
- a CDS encoding 30S ribosomal protein S24e, with protein MDVDIISESENPMLHRTDVTFELTHDEATPSRLQVRDSLAAKLNKDADEVVVRELDTKFGMRKTVGYAKVYETAGHAAEVEQEYMLERNKIAADEEAEAEAEEA; from the coding sequence ATGGACGTCGACATCATCTCCGAATCGGAGAACCCCATGTTGCACCGAACGGACGTCACGTTCGAGTTGACCCACGATGAGGCCACGCCGTCTCGTCTGCAGGTCCGTGACAGTCTCGCCGCGAAGCTGAACAAGGACGCCGACGAGGTCGTCGTCCGCGAACTGGACACCAAGTTCGGCATGCGAAAGACCGTCGGCTACGCGAAGGTCTACGAGACGGCCGGCCACGCCGCCGAGGTCGAACAGGAGTACATGCTCGAGCGCAACAAGATCGCGGCCGACGAAGAAGCCGAAGCCGAGGCGGAGGAAGCGTAG